The Sphingomonas aliaeris genome segment TTTCGGCGGTGCGGCGGGGGAGCTCATTCTCTCCCTGCTCGACCGCGTGTCGATCCCGGTCATCGTCACGCTGCACACGATCCTCGAAAAGCCGAGCGCCGATGAGCGTCGCGTGATGGAGGGCCTGCTGCGCCGGGCATCGCGCGTCATCGTCATGGCCGAGCGCGGTCGCGAGATTCTGGAGCGCGTCTATGGTGCGAGCGGCCGTTTGATCGTCATGATCCCGCATGGCGTTCCGGACCGTGCACTGGTGGACCCCGAAACGCTCAAATCGAAGTTCGGCTGGGAAGGCCGTAAGGTCGTCCTGACGTTCGGCCTTCTCGCCCCCAACAAGGGCATCGAGACTTTGATCGAGGCAATGCCCGCCATCGTCGCAGAACATCCCGACGTGCTTTACGCGGTGCTCGGTGCCACCCACCCGAACCTCGTTGCGCATGAGGGCGAGAAGTATCGTGATCGCCTGAAGACGTTGGCGGCGAACCTCGGCGTCGGCGCGAATGTCGAGTTCATCGACCAGTTCCTCGAGCATGAGGAACTGATCGATTATCTGCAGGGCGCGGACATCTACGCGACACCCTATAACAACCCGGCTCAGATCACGTCGGGCACGCTCAGCTACGCCGTCGGCGTCGGCAAGGCGGTGGTATCGACGCCGTACGTCCACGCGACCGAAATTCTCGCGGACGGGCACGGTGTGCTGGTCGATTTCGGCGACAGCGCGGCATTCGCCCGTGAGATCAATCTGTTGCTCGGAAGTGATCGCAACCGCCAGCGTCTGTCGCAGCGTGCGTATGATCGCGGCCGGACGATGATCTGGCCCGTTCTCGTCGAAACCGCGATGCGCGAGATCGTCGGGATGATCGCGTCCAAACCGCGCCGTCTGCCCAAGAGCAACACCGTCGCGGTCCTGAAGCCGGATTTTTCCGCGGTTGAACGCATGAGCGATTCGACCGGTATGTTGCAGCATTCGATCTATTCCATCCCCGACCGCCGTCACGGATATTGCATCGATGACAACGTCCGAGCGCTGATGCTGCTCACGCGGATGGACGATCTCGACGAAGTGACGCGCGACAAGTGGATGACGATCTATCAGTCGTTCATCCAATATGCGTGGAACCCGGACGTGCGCCGCTTCCGCAATTTCATGAATTTCGACCGCACATGGTGCGAGGAGTTCGGGTCGGAGGATTCGAACGGCCGCACGCTCTGGTCGCTCGGCGTTACGGCCCGCGATGCGAAGCAGGCGAAGCATCGCGATTGGGCGATGTCGATGTTCGACATGACGGCATCGCTCGCGCTCGATCTCGGCAGCCCCCGCGCGCACGCTTTTTGCATGCTCGGCGCCGCCGCTGTTCTCGATGCGCATCCGGGCCACGTCATGGCGCAACAGATCCTCGCCCGTTTCTCCGACGAACTGCTCGCCCTGCTTGCGGAAGCGCGCCGTCCGGAATGGGAATGGTTCGAAATCGTCCTGGCCTACGACAATGCCCGTCTGCCGGAAGCGATGATCCGCGCCGGCACGGCGTTGAAGCGCGCCGACCTGGTCAAGTCGGGCCTGGACACGCTCGACTGGATCATCGCCAAGCAGACTTCGCCCGAGGGACGCTTCCGCGCGGTCGGTACGGAAAGCTTCGGCCGCGTCTATGCGGATCCCTTGCCCTTCGACCAGCAGCCGCTGGAAGCGCAGGCGACCGTGGATGCGTGCGTCGCGGCCTATGATGCGACCGCCGACGTACGTTGGTTCGATGAAGCGAACCGGGCCTATCTCTGGTATCTCGGACAGAACGATCTCGACATGCCGCTGGCGACCATGTCGGACGGGGGCTGTTTCGACGGCCTGATGCCGACCGGTTTGAACCGGAATCAGGGCGCCGAGTCGATTCTGGCGCTGCAATTGGCCTCTTGCGCCATTTCTGGGCTTTCAAAGCGCGTCGAAAGCGTGGCAGGACCATCTAGCGCCGTCGCCTAGCCTCGCTACCGACGCCGCTACCGGGGCGTTGAAGCGAGGAAGTCTGTGTCAGAGCTGTTCCACCACGCATTGCGGCTTCATGCCGATCCTTCTCGCGTCGTCGTCCGCCCGTTCCATCTCGCATGGGCGGGCAACGGCGGCAGCAGAACCGAACGGCTGGTCCGCGAGGTGCTCGAGATGGACATCCAGCAGACCCGAGCGGAGCTGGAAGTCGTTCTGAAGGATTTCGAGGCGCGGCACTGGCAGACCCGCCGCGTATTCATGACGCGCTATGACGAGATAGAGGCGATGCTCGATCTCGACGGCAGCGAGATCGGCGACGAGAAGCGTCAGCTGATCGGCGCATATTTCTGCCACGAATATTCCTACGCTGCCGCCGCGTTGATGAACCCCAGCGCCACACCGCATTTCGACCAGTCGGGCATGCCGCCTGGATCGCTCCGTATACTCATGAGCCTGCGCGCGGTGGGCGAGGGACACATCTCGTCCGTCGCCTTCCGCGAAGGCATTATCACCGACCAGAACCAGCTGAAACTCGCGCCCGAGCCACCCTTCGCCACCGCCACCGACGCGGTCGGCAAGGAAGAGGACGAGCTCCCCGTCGGTCCGATCACCGTCTATCGCCACCGCGATTCCACGCTGTCGGGCACGGTGATCTTCCCGATCACCGCGGCGCAGTCGAAAGGGCTCGAGGATCTCCGCCTCGTCCAGTTCACGCATGAGGACGGCGCCGTCGAATGGCTTGGCACCTACACCGCCTACAACGGCTCGCAGATCCAGTCCGAACTGATGCGCACCAAGGATTTCCGCGCGTTCGATCTCGTCCCGATGTCCGGCCCGGCAAGCCGCAACAAGGGCATGGCGCTGTTCCCCAAGAAGGTGAACGGCAAGTATCTGATGATCGGCCGTCAGGACGGCGAAAACCTGTTCCTGCTCGAATCCGACACGCTGACGCATTGGGAAGAGGGCACGCGCCTGCTCGAACCCAAATATCCTTGGGAACTGGTCCAGATCGGCAATTGCGGCCCCCCATCGAACTGGAGGAAGGGTGGCTGCTGCTGACGCACGGCGTCGGCGCGATGCGCAAATATTCGATCGGCGCAGTCCTGCTCGACAAGAACGATCCGTCGAAGGTCATCGGCCGCACGATCCAGCCGATCCTCGCCGCCGCCGATCAGGACCGCGAGGGCTATGTCCCGAACGTCGTCTACACCTGCGGCGCGATCCGCCACGGTGACACCTTGTTCGTGCCGTATGGCGTGGCCGACAGTTCCGTCGCCTTCGCGTTCATCCCGATCAGCACGATGCTGGCGGAAATGGCACGCGAGTGATCGGTTGGGGTGGTGGATCACCCCGTGTCGAGGCAGCCGGTGTCGACGTCCTTGAGGTCGGCGACCTCACTCTAACCCGTTCGTGCTGAGCCTGTCGAAGCACCTGTACCGGTGGCCCGCCCTTTGACAATCTCAGGACGAACGGTGGGTTCGGGTCGGATCACGTAACCCGGCCTATATCAGTCTGCGGTCGTCACCCTGCCAGCTTGCGCGTCCGCGAATACAGCCAGCCGATCAGCGCCACGAACAACACCGGCGCGACATACAGCGCGACATGTTCGAAATCTGCGCCCACCACGGCCAACGGCGCATCGATGGCCGGCACCGGCCCGCTTCGGTTGACCCAGGCGACGATGCCGGCGAACGCCACCCCGAACAGGCTCTCGCCGACGATCAGCCCGGTCGCGGCCAGCACGCCCATCCGCTCCGCGAACTCCGGATTGCGCGACCGTTCTGCCCAGCGATTGTAGTAGTACCCGATCACCGCCCCGATCGGGATCAGCAATGTCAAGGACATCGGCAGATAGATGCCCATGCCGACCGCAAGCGGGGGCAGGCGCATCTTACCAGTGCGTCCAAGCATCTCGTCGACCGCGACGACCAATACGCCGATCAGCGCACCCGACCCGATCAGCGTCCAGTCCAGATCGCCGCCCAACACCCCCTTGGCCAGGCTGGAGATCAACGCTGCCTGGGGCGCCGACAGTGCGTTCGGCCCTGCACCGGGCATACCGACGAAACCCAACGTATCCTTCAACAGGTTCAGCACCAACGGGATCACCAGCGACCCGAAGACGACGCCCAGCACCAGGGCGACTTGCTGCTTCCACGGCGTCGCCCCCACCAGCTGCCCGGTCTTCAGATCCTGCAGATTGTCGTTCGATATCGTCGCCACCGAAAACACAATAGCGGTCGTGAACAATGCATAGGCGACCAGCGCATTGGCGCGCGACGGATCGGTACCGTGGCCAAACACCGCGACGAGCAGCAATGACGCGCCCAGCACCGCGAGGATGCCGACCCCCGATACGGGCGAATTCGACGCACCGATCAGGCCCGCCATATATCCGCACACCGCTGCGATCAGCACGCCGGCGATGAGGATGAAGACCAGTGTCCCGCCGATCACCGCGAACGGTGCTTCGTGCACCGGCCCACCGGCGGAGAAATTCCATAGCAGCCACGCGATCGGCGGCAGCGTCAGCAACACCGCACCCGCCACGATGCCGATCGGCAGGTCGCGTTCCGTCACGTCCAGCGTAGACCCCGCCGCGCGCGCCCGCGATGCCGCCATCGCCGACTTCAATCCGCCGAAGATCGGCCCGACGATGCGCAGCAACGACCAGATCGCCGCCACGCCGATCGTCCCCGCGCCGATGAAGCGCACCTGCCCACGGAACACGCCGCTGACGATCGTATCCAGCGGTTCGGTAAAGGCATTGCCCGCGGTCAGATACGGCACGAGCCCGACCCACGCGATCAGCAGCCCGACGAACATCGCCAGGCCCACCGATAGGCCAACCAGATGCCCCACGCCGATCAACGCCATGGAATAGCTGCCCGAAATCCCGCTCGCGCTGCCGCCGAAGCGGAAGTTCTTCGTCGCCTCCGCCACGACAAGCTTCATCGCGGCGAGCAGCGCATAGCCAGCCGACACGATCGATCCGAAGATGATCACGCGCAGCCCCTTGGCATTCTCGACATCGCCGCCCGCGGACTCCGTCCCCACCTTCAGCACTTCCGCCGCCGCGACGCCTTCGGGGTAGGGCAGGTCGGATCCGGTGACCAATGCCCGCCTGAGCGGTACGGAGAACATCACGCCCAGGATGCCGCCGACCATGCAGACGAACGCCGTCGTCCAGAACGGAAATCCGCTCCACCAGCCGACCAAGATCAGGCCCGGCAACACGAAGATGATCGCCGCCAGCGTGCCCGCTGCGCTCGCGATCGTCTGGACGATGTTGTTTTCCAGGATGTTCGAATTGGGCAGGAAACGCAGGATCGCCATCGAGATCACCGCCGCGGGGATCGACGTCGCGAAGGTCAGCCCGATCTTCAGTCCGAGATAGACGTTCGCCGCGGTGAACAGCACCGTGATCAACGCGCCGAGAACGACGCCCCGGATCGTAAGTTCGGCAAGCGGGTGTGCGCTGGCGGCGGGGGCGGATCGCGTATCGGTCATTACGCCACCGTTGCACGGCGGCGGGGTAGGGAACAGCCTCAATTCGCCGTTCCCCGCGCGTTCAGTCGCCCAGCCCGTCGTTCAGGAACGCCTCCGCCAACGCGCAATGCATCGCGACACCCTTGGCCATCACGCGCTCGTCGATCGTCATCTTCGTATTGTGCAGCGGCGGGTTGGTGTTGGGATCGGTGCCCTCCGGCGCCACGCCCACGAATGCCATCGCACCGGGTATGTCGCGCAGCACGTACGAGAAATCCTCGCCGCCCATCATCGGCGCGGGCATCGTGACATAGCTGCCGTCGCCGCCAAGCCGGACCGCGATGTCGCGGATCATCGCGACCGCGCGCGGATCGTTCTGCGTCACCGGATACCCCTCGTCGATGCGCAATTCGCCGACACAATTATGCGCCGCCGCGACATGCTCCACGATCCGCTGCAACCCGGCCTTCGCCTTGGTCCGCGTCGCGTTGGACAGCGTGCGCAGCGTGCCGATCATCTGCACCTCATCCGGCACGATATTGTAGGCGGAACCCGCCGTGATCTTCGTGATCGACAGGACGGCGGGGTCGGTAACCGCAATCTGCCGCGCGACGAAGGTCGACAATGCGGTGACGATCTCGCATGCCACCGGGATCGGGTCGATTCCGTCCTGCGGCATGGCGGCATGCGCGCCCGCGCCGCGCACCGTGATGTTGATCGCGTCGGTGGAGGCCAGCAGCGCCCCCGCACGGCTGACGAACACGCCGGATCGCATGTTGGGCGAAATGTGCAAGGCGAACGCCGCCTCCGGCTTCGGATCGGCGAGCAGCCCATCCTCGATCATGAAGCGTGCGCCGTGATACCCTTCCTCGCCCGGCTGGAACATGAACACGATCGTTCCCGGCAAATCGGCCGCCCGCGCGCACAGCGCCCGCGCCGCGCCGACCAGCATCGCGGTGTGCAGATCGTGCCCGCACGCATGCATCGCGCCCGGCACGGTGCTGGCGAAGGGCAGTCCGGTTTCCTCCTGCATCGGCAATGCGTCGTGGTCGCCCCGAAGAAGAACGGTCCGGCCATTATCCCGCCCACCGCGAAGGATGGCGACGAAGCCGGTCGTGGACGTGCTGTCCCGGATCTCCAGCGGCAGGCCGGCCAGCGCCGCCTTGATCTTGTCCGTCGTGCGCGGGCATTGCAGCCCGATTTCCGGATCGGCATGGATCGCGCGCCGCAATGCGACGGCATCGGCGAGTTGCGCTTCGCCGACGGCGGTCCAGTCGGTGCGGCTTTCTGCGGTGATGTCGTTCATAAGGCTCCGGGGGCTCGGTTTCTGCTGATGGTGCAAAGCTATACCCTGCGCCGCCCGGATGTAACCCTATGTCGGATCAGGATGACGGCGCCGTCACCGTCCCTTGAACAACCCGCCGAGAATGCCGCGGACGAGACCGCCGACGATTCCGGAGCCCGCGCTGCGCGATGATCCGAAAACCGCCTTGGATACTTCGTTGGCCACGGTTCGGCCGACCGCGGAGGACGCGCTCCGAGTGGCCGACGTGACGGCGCGATTCCACGGGCTGTTCGCGGCCTCGCGTTCGGCGGCCTTCTGCTGTTGCGCGGCCAGCTTCGCCTGGCGATCCGCCTCGCGCTGATCGGCGACGCGTTTCCGTTCCGCTTCCTTCGCGGCCACCGCATCCGCCTTCGCCTGCACCGCGGCGGCCTTGTCCGCCTCGGTCTTCGCCTTGGCTTCCGCGGCGGCGGCTGCTGCCTCGCTCGTCTTCGCGGCGAGGATTTCCTCGGCGGACTCGCGATCGATCAGCGTGTCGTATTTGCTGCCGATCGGATCGGTCTGGATCAGCACCCCGCGTTCGACCGCGGTGACGGGACCGACGCGCGAACGCGGTGCCTTGATCAGCGTGCGCTGGACGGGGGAGGGCGATCCGTCGGGCAGCAACAGCGACACCAAAGCCTCGCCGACCTTCAGTTCGGTGATCGCGGTCGCGACATCGATGTCGGGGTTGGCACGGAACGTCGTCGCGGCGGACTTCACCGCCGCCTGATCGCGCGGGGTAAAGGCGCGCAACGCATG includes the following:
- a CDS encoding glycosyltransferase family 4 protein translates to MALATEVGSGIDHIALIGNFLPRKCGLATYTTDTFTALKDRFPEMQVDVYAMDDHPGRYDYPSEVTMSIPDKDRTAYLSAARAIEASGAKAIWLQHEYGIFGGAAGELILSLLDRVSIPVIVTLHTILEKPSADERRVMEGLLRRASRVIVMAERGREILERVYGASGRLIVMIPHGVPDRALVDPETLKSKFGWEGRKVVLTFGLLAPNKGIETLIEAMPAIVAEHPDVLYAVLGATHPNLVAHEGEKYRDRLKTLAANLGVGANVEFIDQFLEHEELIDYLQGADIYATPYNNPAQITSGTLSYAVGVGKAVVSTPYVHATEILADGHGVLVDFGDSAAFAREINLLLGSDRNRQRLSQRAYDRGRTMIWPVLVETAMREIVGMIASKPRRLPKSNTVAVLKPDFSAVERMSDSTGMLQHSIYSIPDRRHGYCIDDNVRALMLLTRMDDLDEVTRDKWMTIYQSFIQYAWNPDVRRFRNFMNFDRTWCEEFGSEDSNGRTLWSLGVTARDAKQAKHRDWAMSMFDMTASLALDLGSPRAHAFCMLGAAAVLDAHPGHVMAQQILARFSDELLALLAEARRPEWEWFEIVLAYDNARLPEAMIRAGTALKRADLVKSGLDTLDWIIAKQTSPEGRFRAVGTESFGRVYADPLPFDQQPLEAQATVDACVAAYDATADVRWFDEANRAYLWYLGQNDLDMPLATMSDGGCFDGLMPTGLNRNQGAESILALQLASCAISGLSKRVESVAGPSSAVA
- a CDS encoding M20 metallopeptidase family protein → MNDITAESRTDWTAVGEAQLADAVALRRAIHADPEIGLQCPRTTDKIKAALAGLPLEIRDSTSTTGFVAILRGGRDNGRTVLLRGDHDALPMQEETGLPFASTVPGAMHACGHDLHTAMLVGAARALCARAADLPGTIVFMFQPGEEGYHGARFMIEDGLLADPKPEAAFALHISPNMRSGVFVSRAGALLASTDAINITVRGAGAHAAMPQDGIDPIPVACEIVTALSTFVARQIAVTDPAVLSITKITAGSAYNIVPDEVQMIGTLRTLSNATRTKAKAGLQRIVEHVAAAHNCVGELRIDEGYPVTQNDPRAVAMIRDIAVRLGGDGSYVTMPAPMMGGEDFSYVLRDIPGAMAFVGVAPEGTDPNTNPPLHNTKMTIDERVMAKGVAMHCALAEAFLNDGLGD
- a CDS encoding OPT family oligopeptide transporter, giving the protein MTDTRSAPAASAHPLAELTIRGVVLGALITVLFTAANVYLGLKIGLTFATSIPAAVISMAILRFLPNSNILENNIVQTIASAAGTLAAIIFVLPGLILVGWWSGFPFWTTAFVCMVGGILGVMFSVPLRRALVTGSDLPYPEGVAAAEVLKVGTESAGGDVENAKGLRVIIFGSIVSAGYALLAAMKLVVAEATKNFRFGGSASGISGSYSMALIGVGHLVGLSVGLAMFVGLLIAWVGLVPYLTAGNAFTEPLDTIVSGVFRGQVRFIGAGTIGVAAIWSLLRIVGPIFGGLKSAMAASRARAAGSTLDVTERDLPIGIVAGAVLLTLPPIAWLLWNFSAGGPVHEAPFAVIGGTLVFILIAGVLIAAVCGYMAGLIGASNSPVSGVGILAVLGASLLLVAVFGHGTDPSRANALVAYALFTTAIVFSVATISNDNLQDLKTGQLVGATPWKQQVALVLGVVFGSLVIPLVLNLLKDTLGFVGMPGAGPNALSAPQAALISSLAKGVLGGDLDWTLIGSGALIGVLVVAVDEMLGRTGKMRLPPLAVGMGIYLPMSLTLLIPIGAVIGYYYNRWAERSRNPEFAERMGVLAATGLIVGESLFGVAFAGIVAWVNRSGPVPAIDAPLAVVGADFEHVALYVAPVLFVALIGWLYSRTRKLAG